Below is a window of Paenibacillus bovis DNA.
GTATCCCGGATTGGCGATACCCGCTTCTCCGCCGAACAGGGCGATAAAGCTGACCAGTCCACCATACGTAAGTGACATCAGGAAATTCAGTAGACTTGGCAGCAGCAGCTTTTTCTCGAACTTGGATATTGTTGGTTTGGATTCCACCGGTGAGGAGACAGTGTCACTCACCACTCGTGAATTTGCTGCGCTCGCTTCATTGATCCGGGCCTGCTTTTTCTGACCGGCAATCAGCTTGTAGGCCAGTGGGAAAAGAATGACGATAAACAGTGAGCCAATCGCCACCAGCGGGGTGAATCCGTATTGCTTCTCAATCCACATCCCAATCAGCGGTCCCATCGACATGGAGATTGTAGTGGATAGTCCAAAGTAGCCCATACCTTCACCCATCCGGTTGCGCGGAATAATATCCGATACCATCGTCGGGAAGGTGGTACTGTACATACCGAAGCCAAAGCCGAAAATAACACGCATCACAAGCAGGGCAATAATAGTCGCACTAAAATAATAACCGACTGTTCCGAACAGCGCGATAGCCAGACCGCCAAATAGAATAATATTGCGCTTGCCCAGCTCCAGCGCTTTGGCAGAGAAGAGGCGGGAAATAATCGCAGCCAGTGCCATCAGACTGGTACAGAGACTTACATAAAAATCTCCCGCATGAAAATGCTCGCGCATATACAGCGGAAGAGAAGACAGAATCATATGCAGATTCAGAAAAACAAGCAAATTACAAGCTGTCAGTATCAAAAATTCTTTGGTCCATAAACGAGCAACAGGAGAATCCTGCTGCTCGTTGGTAGATGAAGCCAGGTTGGTACGTTCCATTTGTTCCATAGTATTCATTTCTCTCCATTTCTCTATTCCAGATGACTCGAATGTTCTTCCAGGCGGGAGCGCAGTTCACGCAGCAGCTCATGCAGCTGGTCCATTTGCTCCGCAGTGACCAGGGAAGCGATCTTGTCATTATGTTCTTTCTCCAGTTCATGGGCTTTTTCCATTAGCTGGCGGCCTTCTGCATTGGGATATACGAGAAAAGCCCGGCGATCCTGCGGATCAATTTCTTTGCGGATCAGATTTTTGCGGTGAAGCACGTCCAGAATACGCGCAGTCGTCGGCTGATCCTTATACGCATGGGAAGCCAGTTCTTTCTGGTTCATTCCTTCACGTGCACAGATATAATAGAGGATGCTCCATTGCTCCGGTGTAATATCGTATTCTTTTAGACGACTTGCAAACATATTGCTTACTTTACGGTATGTGCTGCCAAGCAGAAATCCGATCGAATCCAATTCTTTCATACTGCAGCTCCTTTCAAGATTAAATTTCATATTTTAAATAGTAAGCAGCTTAAATAAAATAGATGTTAATGCAATTATAATTAAAGCAACTAAATTTTTCAATAGAAAAAGCGAGAATCATTACGATTCCCGCTTTTGGTGTGTGGTTTCATATATACTATATCGGAAGATAAGATCCAATAAGTTACATTTTTAAATAAAAATTTACTTATTTGGAGCCTGCTTCTTCTTTTACTGCTTCTTTTGCTTGTGGAACAGTTTCCCAGTCTTTCAGGAAGCGCTCGATACCGCTGTCTGTCAGTGGGTGTTTCCACAGTGTAGGTACCAGTGTACCAGGGATAGTAGAGATGTGTGCACCAGCCAGTGCTGCTTCTCTTACGTGCTCCAGGTTACGGATACTTGCTGCGATGATTTCGGATTCCAGACCATAAGTGTCCAGGATTTGACGCAGGTCACGGATGAGCTGCATGCCATCGATACCGATATCATCCAGCCGGCCTACGAATGGGCTGATGAATGTAGCGCCAGCTTTGGCAGCCATCAGACCTTGAGCCGGTGTGAAGATCAGAGTTACGTTTGTTTTGATGCCTTCTTTGGAAAGCTGGTTACAAGCGTACAGACCTTCTTCAGTCATAGGCAGTTTGATAACGATGTTTGGTGCCCATTTTGCAATCTCGTGAGCTTCTTTCAACATACCTTCAGCGTCAAGGCTAACAACCTCAGCACTTACCGGTCCGTCGATGATTGCACAGATCTCGTCGATTACATCTTTAAATACGCGACCTTCTTTGGCGATCAGGGAAGGGTTAGTGGTTACACCGTCTACGATTCCCAAGCGGGCAATACGTTTGATTTCCTCAATGTTACCTGTGTCCAAGAAAAATTTCATTTCTCTTTTCCTCCTCAGTGGATATATATAGTGTATAGCGCCTAAGCATAATTGCAACTTGCCAGCGACATCATCAACTGCGCTATCGGGAGATGCATATGTGTACATTACCCATTACCATACATATGTACACCCAATACCAGATGTTTATTTGTCCGTACAAATCGCTTAAAAATTATTACTATATTTAGTTTTTACCACAATTCCAAACTTCACACAATGGGTCCAACAGGTTTTGACCTTCGCTTTACAACCATTCAAAGATAAACCCAAATCGATATGTTGATTTATGATGTTTAAATAATCAACATATAGTAGCAAAAATCGATTATTAATGTCAAAATGAGACTTTCAAAAGAGGTAAAAAATATTTTTAAATTTTTTAGTTTATCGATATGTAAATGACTTTATTGTCTTCTAAATGGGATATGATAAAAAGTTCATATTCTTTTTTGACGAGCCTAAATATCATTTTGCAGAGACAGATCGAAATATAGTGACGCTATTTATCAACAGGATGACAGGTAAAGGAAAGATTACATACAAAGTCCTATACACTTTTAGACGGCCTCAGCCTTCCCAAGCAACATTGATCTTTGAAAACGCTATCTATAGTTACTTTTGCCTAGAATGTACAGGTGGGGTAATGACTTCAACCCTAAACTTTAATATCTTAGCTATTCATTTATGATCCTGTCTGGACGAAATTAAATTAAGGGCTATTTTATCGAATCCAAACAGCAGCCATATTGCCTGATTCCCTATTTACTGGCAGCAGCTGAACAGGATATAAGCATATATGATGGAGGAATGAATAACAGATGGCTATGAATTATAAGAACGAATCCCAGGAATTTGCTTCAGGAAATGAAATGAATATTGTGGATATGGTTGTAGAATGCATGAAATATTTTGAGCATGTCGTAGGCGATGACCTGATGCTCGGTGTAACGGATCTCAAAGAATTCAAGTATTACAAACCTGCCAAGGAACTGGATCTGAAGCTAAAAGGAACGCCAATTTCCTCAGACGATCCCAACCTCAATAATGCACTGCGCAATGGTAAAATCTCCGTTAGTCGTGTCCCGGCATCCGCCTACGGATTTGCACTGGATGCGACTTCTGTTCCACTGAAAGACAAACAAGGCAACATCGTAGGAGCGATCGCTTCTGCCTATACCCTGCAGCACAATGAATTTATGTCCAATGTAACCGTAGAAATCGAGAAAATCAGCAACCAGCTGAGTGATATGGTCCAGCTGATCGCCGCACAATCCCAGCAATTGTCTGCTACCACTGCCGAGATTCAGAGCAATACAAGCAAAGCGGTAGAGAACTCCAAGGAAGTCAATCAGGTAGCCGGTTTTATTCGCGAAATCTCGGAACAGACCAACCTGCTTGGACTGAACGCTGCTATCGAGGCTGCGCGTGTCGGCGAAGCTGGCGCCGGATTCGGCGTTGTTGCTTCCGAAGTGCGCAAGTTGTCTGTTGATACCAAAAATGCTACCCAGAATATCGAAAGTTCGCTGGGCGGCGTACAGCAGTCTATTTTGCAAATGGAAAAAGAAATCTCGGCTATTGCCGTTTCCTCCAATGAGCAGGCACAGCTAGTGAATGAATTCAGCGAAGTGGTCAGCAACCTGAACAGCGTCAGCCGCGATTTCAAAAAGTTCATGGATACCTTCCTCAAATCCCGTCTGTAATCGGATCGCAATACCGTAATATGTCAGTATGCCGAACAGCCCTTTCTTTGGTAGAAAGGGCTGTTTGTGTGTCTGCTTTTGGAAATTGGCTGGATATGTTTTAATAATACATAGAAGAATCTTGCCAAAAAGGACTTTGCCATATTGAATATGACCACTGGCAATCTGTACAGCAAAGGAGGCTGAAAATGAGCAAAACGATTTTTCGTAACGATTGGGCAGAAGTGCTGGAGTCGGAACTGAATCAGCCGTACTATCTGGAACTGCGACAATTTCTGGCTCAGGAGTACCGTACTCAGACGATCTATCCGGATATGTATGATATCTATAATGCGCTCCATTATACGTCTCTGGCTTCGACACGGGTCGTTATTCTTGGACAGGACCCGTATCATGGGCCGGGGCAGGCGCATGGACTCAGCTTCTCGGTCAAGCCGGGTGTAGCTGTACCGCCTTCTCTACATAATATCTACCAGGAGCTGCATGAGGATCTGGGTTGTCCGGTACCTGCACACGGCTCGTTGATTCACTGGGCGGAGCAGGGCGTACTGCTGCTGAATGCGGTGCTTACCGTACGCAGGGGGCAGGCCGCATCGCACCAGAACAAAGGCTGGGAGCCTTTTACCGATCGCGTAGTGGAGGCGGTGAATATGCGGGAGGAACCGGCGGTATTTATTCTCTGGGGCAGCCATGCGCAGCGTAAAGGCGCTAATATTGATCGCAATAAACATTTGGTGATTACTTCACCGCATCCGAGTCCGTTATCTGCGCATCGGGGATTTTTTGGTAGTCATCCTTTTTCCAAAGCCAATCATTTTCTGGAGTCGCATGGAATGCAGCCGATCGACTGGTGTATTCCCGATTAAAGAAAAACAAGCTCAAACTGCTATCCAAAACACTGGCAAACAAGATGCAGTGATTTTGCAGTGTGCCGGACAAGAATGGATAGTACCATTTATGTAAAATTGGTGGATTTTTAGAGCATGTAAGCGTTACAATTATAAAGGCTTATAAGCACAGCGATTACAACAATTACAGATGATTCGATCCAAAGGAGGATTCACTCAAGTGGAATACCGTGTGGAGAAGGATACAATTGGTGAAATTAATGTCCCTGCCGATAAATTGTGGGGAGCACAGACACAGCGCAGCAAAGAAAATTTCAAAATCGGTGGCGAACGTATGCCGATTCAGGTCATTTATGCTTTTGCTATTCTCAAGAAAAGTGCTGCTCTGGCGAATGAAAAGCTGGGCAAGCTGTCTGCCGACAAAGCAGATGCTATCGTGAAAGCGGCCGATGAGATTCTGACCGGACAATGGGACGAGCATTTCCCGCTCGTAGTATGGCAGACAGGTAGCGGTACCCAGTCCAATATGAACGTAAATGAAGTGATCGCTCACCGGGGCAATCAGCTGCTGGAGGAAGCGGGCAAAACCGATCGCCTTCATCCTAATGATGATGTAAACATGTCCCAGAGCTCCAATGATACATTCCCGACAGCTCTGCATGTAGCCGGTGTACTGGCTGTCGAGGATGTGCTGCTGCCGGCGATTGCCCGTCTGCAGGAGACATTGCAGCAAAAAGCGACCGAATTTATGGATCTGATCAAAATCGGACGTACCCATCTGCAGGATGCTACTCCATTGACATTGGGCCAGGAAATCAGCGGCTGGGAGACCATGCTGCACAAAAGCAGCCGTATGATCAATACCAGCACAGCAGAAATGAAAGAATTGGCGATTGGTGGTACAGCGGTAGGTACAGGCATCAATGCCCATCCGGATTTTGGCCGTCTGGTCGCAGCCAACATCTCTGAACTAACCGGTAAGCTGTTTGTCTCGGCGCCAAACAAGTTCCATGCACTGACCAGTCATGACGAAGTAGTATATGCTCATGGTGCACTGAAAGCACTGGCAGCCGATCTGATGAAAATTGCCAATGATGTGCGCTGGTTGGCAAGTGGTCCACGCAGCGGTCTGGGCGAACTGACGATTCCTGCCAATGAGCCGGGCAGTTCGATCATGCCGGGTAAAGTCAATCCGACCCAATCCGAGGCGATGACGATGGTGGTAACCCAGGTAATGGGTAATGATGCGACGATTGGTTTTGCAGCCAGCCAGGGTAACTTTGAGCTGAATGTATTCAAGCCGGTAATCATTTACAATTTCCTGCAATCAGTGCAACTGTTGGCTGATTCCATTGTATCGTTCAATGACCACTGTGCTGTCGGTATCGAAGCGAATACAGAGCAAATCCAGCACAATCTGGATAACTCCCTGATGCTGGTTACAGCACTGAATCCGCATATCGGTTATGAAAATGCAGCGAAAATTGCCAAGCATGCACATAAGGAAGGACTGTCACTCAAGGAAGCAACGCTGCAAAGTGGTTTGCTGACCGAAGAGCAGTTCAATGAGTATGTCGATCCATCCAAAATGATCCATCCCAAAGCGTAAATATACTTCTGGCAGGCAGAGACGATTTGCCGGTCAAGACAGGTATAATCCATTTGCA
It encodes the following:
- a CDS encoding MFS transporter, which translates into the protein MERTNLASSTNEQQDSPVARLWTKEFLILTACNLLVFLNLHMILSSLPLYMREHFHAGDFYVSLCTSLMALAAIISRLFSAKALELGKRNIILFGGLAIALFGTVGYYFSATIIALLVMRVIFGFGFGMYSTTFPTMVSDIIPRNRMGEGMGYFGLSTTISMSMGPLIGMWIEKQYGFTPLVAIGSLFIVILFPLAYKLIAGQKKQARINEASAANSRVVSDTVSSPVESKPTISKFEKKLLLPSLLNFLMSLTYGGLVSFIALFGGEAGIANPGYFFLFNALAVILVRPFSGKIYDSKGPKALVVPGAIMLILGLVLLSFAHSTLGLFGAALCYGIGWGALQPTMQTWMIQVVSPHQRGMANGMFLNSLDLGVALGAMILGTVASMTSYTSMYRFSALFIVLYIVVGILYMVKAKGTPAQSQSVHIKIK
- a CDS encoding MarR family winged helix-turn-helix transcriptional regulator; its protein translation is MKELDSIGFLLGSTYRKVSNMFASRLKEYDITPEQWSILYYICAREGMNQKELASHAYKDQPTTARILDVLHRKNLIRKEIDPQDRRAFLVYPNAEGRQLMEKAHELEKEHNDKIASLVTAEQMDQLHELLRELRSRLEEHSSHLE
- the fsa gene encoding fructose-6-phosphate aldolase; its protein translation is MKFFLDTGNIEEIKRIARLGIVDGVTTNPSLIAKEGRVFKDVIDEICAIIDGPVSAEVVSLDAEGMLKEAHEIAKWAPNIVIKLPMTEEGLYACNQLSKEGIKTNVTLIFTPAQGLMAAKAGATFISPFVGRLDDIGIDGMQLIRDLRQILDTYGLESEIIAASIRNLEHVREAALAGAHISTIPGTLVPTLWKHPLTDSGIERFLKDWETVPQAKEAVKEEAGSK
- a CDS encoding methyl-accepting chemotaxis protein; the protein is MAMNYKNESQEFASGNEMNIVDMVVECMKYFEHVVGDDLMLGVTDLKEFKYYKPAKELDLKLKGTPISSDDPNLNNALRNGKISVSRVPASAYGFALDATSVPLKDKQGNIVGAIASAYTLQHNEFMSNVTVEIEKISNQLSDMVQLIAAQSQQLSATTAEIQSNTSKAVENSKEVNQVAGFIREISEQTNLLGLNAAIEAARVGEAGAGFGVVASEVRKLSVDTKNATQNIESSLGGVQQSILQMEKEISAIAVSSNEQAQLVNEFSEVVSNLNSVSRDFKKFMDTFLKSRL
- a CDS encoding uracil-DNA glycosylase, with amino-acid sequence MSKTIFRNDWAEVLESELNQPYYLELRQFLAQEYRTQTIYPDMYDIYNALHYTSLASTRVVILGQDPYHGPGQAHGLSFSVKPGVAVPPSLHNIYQELHEDLGCPVPAHGSLIHWAEQGVLLLNAVLTVRRGQAASHQNKGWEPFTDRVVEAVNMREEPAVFILWGSHAQRKGANIDRNKHLVITSPHPSPLSAHRGFFGSHPFSKANHFLESHGMQPIDWCIPD
- the fumC gene encoding class II fumarate hydratase, which translates into the protein MEYRVEKDTIGEINVPADKLWGAQTQRSKENFKIGGERMPIQVIYAFAILKKSAALANEKLGKLSADKADAIVKAADEILTGQWDEHFPLVVWQTGSGTQSNMNVNEVIAHRGNQLLEEAGKTDRLHPNDDVNMSQSSNDTFPTALHVAGVLAVEDVLLPAIARLQETLQQKATEFMDLIKIGRTHLQDATPLTLGQEISGWETMLHKSSRMINTSTAEMKELAIGGTAVGTGINAHPDFGRLVAANISELTGKLFVSAPNKFHALTSHDEVVYAHGALKALAADLMKIANDVRWLASGPRSGLGELTIPANEPGSSIMPGKVNPTQSEAMTMVVTQVMGNDATIGFAASQGNFELNVFKPVIIYNFLQSVQLLADSIVSFNDHCAVGIEANTEQIQHNLDNSLMLVTALNPHIGYENAAKIAKHAHKEGLSLKEATLQSGLLTEEQFNEYVDPSKMIHPKA